One region of Polynucleobacter sp. SHI8 genomic DNA includes:
- a CDS encoding FAD binding domain-containing protein produces MKSGKVNYHSVQSIDEAIALNQTHEGNAKYMAGGQSLMPMMCLRLVFSEEVIDVSKIPDLNRLFSIKGRFFIGAAVTHAMIEDGKVEDITKGYLQYVAQGIAYRGIRNKGTIGGSIVNADPAADWPTALLALGATVIIKNHTNEIETPMGEFQCGLMQTSLKESDLVKGVLVPELSNEAKWSYVKFCHKVGEFAHSIAAIVIDPKLGLFNAALGAAGDKPVLLPRLSKYLMSANIKNTDLDKELNNLLESDLLENTYHLPSSYEFNLHRSIIKKAVMEALKK; encoded by the coding sequence ATGAAATCAGGAAAGGTCAACTATCACAGCGTGCAAAGTATTGATGAAGCTATCGCTTTGAATCAAACTCACGAAGGAAATGCAAAGTACATGGCAGGCGGACAATCCCTGATGCCAATGATGTGTCTACGATTAGTATTTAGTGAAGAGGTCATTGACGTTTCCAAAATACCTGATTTAAACAGATTATTTTCTATCAAAGGCCGTTTCTTTATCGGTGCCGCTGTGACGCATGCGATGATTGAAGATGGCAAAGTTGAAGATATAACCAAAGGTTACCTTCAATACGTTGCGCAAGGTATTGCGTATCGTGGTATTCGAAATAAAGGGACCATTGGGGGAAGTATCGTCAATGCCGACCCAGCCGCAGATTGGCCGACAGCACTTCTTGCACTTGGTGCGACGGTAATTATTAAAAATCATACCAATGAGATAGAAACTCCTATGGGGGAATTTCAGTGTGGGTTGATGCAAACGAGTTTAAAAGAGTCTGATTTGGTTAAAGGGGTTTTAGTACCAGAGCTTTCAAATGAAGCCAAGTGGTCTTATGTTAAGTTTTGTCATAAGGTTGGAGAGTTTGCGCATTCTATTGCGGCGATTGTTATTGATCCAAAGTTGGGACTTTTCAATGCAGCTTTAGGCGCTGCAGGAGATAAGCCAGTTTTATTGCCTCGATTATCTAAATATCTTATGTCTGCAAATATTAAAAATACTGATTTAGATAAAGAGTTGAATAACTTATTAGAAAGCGACCTTCTTGAAAATACGTATCATTTGCCATCGTCTTATGAATTTAATCTACATCGATCAATTATTAAAAAAGCAGTTATGGAGGCTTTAAAAAAATGA
- a CDS encoding BON domain-containing protein: MSLNKKFFTLFFSGLLILLSANATSADNESTGQYIDDVVITTKVKAAILAESTLNSFEITVKTFQGAVQLSGFVSSIAQTEKAVEIAKGTPGVTSVKNDMRVKGTNNPFYK, from the coding sequence ATGAGCCTAAATAAGAAATTTTTCACTTTATTTTTTTCGGGTCTTTTAATCTTACTATCGGCTAACGCCACCTCAGCTGATAATGAAAGCACCGGCCAATATATTGATGATGTCGTCATTACAACTAAAGTTAAAGCCGCTATCCTAGCCGAATCCACATTAAATTCATTTGAAATCACAGTGAAAACTTTTCAAGGGGCCGTTCAACTTAGTGGCTTTGTGAGTAGTATTGCGCAAACGGAAAAAGCTGTTGAGATAGCTAAAGGTACTCCTGGCGTGACCTCAGTTAAGAACGATATGCGGGTTAAAGGTACTAACAACCCATTTTATAAATAA
- a CDS encoding alpha-ketoglutarate-dependent dioxygenase AlkB → MTQSLLFEPFSKDCLLNLLPKNGSVYYYPEVFDEASSSNLLNVLQESLLWSSDQLMMFGKRITTRRKVAWVGDPNCPYTYSGVQKNPQAWTADLLLIKERLEKISASEFNSCLLNLYHDGNDGMGWHSDDEKELDANAPIASLSLGATRKFAFKNKEDKGSFSIFLENGSALIMYPPTQEFWQHSLLKTKKTIGLRINLTFRKIIPHDKNPLF, encoded by the coding sequence ATGACACAAAGTCTCTTATTTGAACCCTTCTCAAAAGATTGCTTACTCAATTTATTACCAAAAAATGGATCTGTATATTACTATCCGGAGGTTTTTGATGAAGCTAGCTCATCTAATTTATTAAACGTACTACAAGAATCACTTCTCTGGAGTTCGGATCAATTAATGATGTTCGGCAAACGGATAACAACCCGTCGAAAGGTAGCTTGGGTCGGAGATCCAAATTGCCCATACACTTACTCTGGAGTACAAAAAAATCCGCAAGCATGGACTGCGGATTTACTTTTAATTAAGGAAAGATTAGAGAAAATTTCTGCCTCTGAATTTAATTCTTGCCTTCTCAATCTCTATCATGACGGCAATGATGGGATGGGGTGGCATAGTGATGACGAAAAAGAGCTTGATGCCAATGCTCCAATTGCTTCATTGAGCCTTGGTGCTACCCGTAAGTTTGCCTTTAAAAATAAAGAAGATAAAGGTAGTTTCTCAATTTTTTTAGAAAATGGAAGTGCTTTAATCATGTACCCACCAACCCAAGAGTTTTGGCAACACAGCTTATTAAAAACTAAAAAAACGATAGGGCTTCGGATTAATTTAACGTTTAGAAAAATTATCCCTCATGATAAAAATCCATTATTCTAA
- a CDS encoding (2Fe-2S)-binding protein: MSSISLHVNDQVLQTEIDDRLTLADLLRNNLNLTGTHLACELGVCGSCTVLVNGEPIRSCITLAASVSGMSVQTIEGFEDDGKMKVIRECFSEAHGLQCGFCTPGMLITVRDMIVRQKCNTESEIRNELSGNLCRCTGYSGIVKATQLANQRLNNPEI, from the coding sequence ATGAGTTCAATTTCACTTCATGTCAATGATCAAGTTCTTCAAACAGAAATTGATGATCGATTGACGCTAGCTGATCTTCTTCGTAATAACCTTAATCTTACCGGTACTCATTTGGCTTGTGAGTTAGGGGTTTGTGGGTCCTGTACGGTTTTAGTCAATGGTGAGCCAATACGTTCATGCATTACTTTAGCGGCTTCAGTATCTGGCATGTCCGTGCAAACGATTGAAGGTTTTGAAGATGATGGCAAGATGAAAGTGATTCGAGAGTGTTTTTCTGAAGCACATGGTTTGCAATGTGGATTTTGTACGCCAGGAATGCTCATCACTGTCAGAGATATGATTGTGCGTCAAAAATGTAACACAGAGAGCGAAATACGTAATGAGTTGTCTGGAAACCTATGCCGGTGCACAGGATATTCAGGAATTGTAAAAGCTACCCAGTTAGCTAATCAGAGACTTAATAATCCTGAGATTTAA
- a CDS encoding DsbA family protein: protein MIELQIWGDFECPFSYLQTIVLMKLKEKYQEKLLICWKSVEMNTRENFTTPSEDYLNNLEIASNELIAKEHHLNFLKPKILPNIRLAQESIYYADTQDLSLEMANAIFNAFFNLRIDISDQDELIRIAKSIGLDSAELNEVLDDAIYTKQVLLDEKEFKVLGFHAIPAMTIGERNFSPRSFMPVVGYKTYIELDQIISKI from the coding sequence ATGATTGAATTGCAAATTTGGGGCGACTTTGAGTGCCCATTTTCTTACCTTCAAACGATTGTTTTAATGAAGTTAAAAGAAAAATATCAAGAAAAGTTACTTATTTGCTGGAAATCAGTCGAGATGAACACGCGTGAAAACTTTACGACTCCCTCGGAGGATTATCTAAATAATTTGGAGATTGCCTCTAACGAGTTGATTGCAAAGGAACATCACCTAAATTTTTTAAAGCCTAAAATACTTCCCAATATCAGACTTGCCCAGGAGAGTATTTATTATGCAGATACGCAAGATCTTTCCCTAGAAATGGCAAATGCCATATTTAATGCATTTTTTAATCTCAGAATCGATATCAGTGATCAAGATGAACTTATTAGAATAGCTAAAAGTATTGGTTTAGATAGTGCAGAATTAAACGAAGTACTTGATGATGCAATCTATACTAAACAAGTTCTTCTTGATGAGAAAGAGTTTAAAGTTTTAGGTTTTCATGCAATTCCGGCAATGACAATCGGCGAGAGAAATTTTTCACCAAGAAGTTTCATGCCTGTTGTTGGATATAAAACTTACATAGAACTAGACCAAATTATTTCTAAAATCTAA
- a CDS encoding lmo0937 family membrane protein produces MLVNIAVVLLILWVLGLVSSNTLGGFIHILLVIAVVMVLIRLIQGNGI; encoded by the coding sequence ATGCTAGTTAACATTGCTGTCGTACTACTCATTCTTTGGGTGCTTGGCTTAGTGTCATCAAATACTTTGGGTGGATTTATACATATTTTGTTGGTCATTGCCGTTGTTATGGTACTCATAAGATTGATTCAAGGCAATGGGATTTAG
- a CDS encoding dihydroneopterin aldolase — protein sequence MITSCIELKDLQLQTQIGTYGLGDTIPRQHLLDLTLWIDSKLVLIATDTMEYVFDYDPLVVEIGRLAGDCHYETQERLITRIVEACAKYSEINSMEIALRKSPILGESGSLGIRLAVDQATLADITTLKTIT from the coding sequence ATGATTACTTCTTGTATTGAACTAAAAGATCTTCAGCTTCAGACTCAAATTGGAACCTATGGTTTAGGGGACACCATACCTAGGCAGCATCTCTTGGATTTAACTCTTTGGATTGATTCAAAGCTGGTTTTAATTGCCACAGATACCATGGAATATGTTTTTGATTACGATCCATTAGTAGTTGAGATTGGCCGTTTGGCTGGTGACTGTCACTATGAAACCCAAGAAAGGCTGATCACTCGGATAGTTGAGGCTTGCGCAAAATACTCTGAAATTAACTCAATGGAAATCGCTCTCAGAAAATCACCCATTCTTGGTGAATCTGGCTCATTAGGAATTAGACTCGCAGTCGATCAAGCTACATTGGCTGACATCACAACTTTAAAGACCATTACTTAA
- a CDS encoding CsbD family protein codes for MNKDQVKGRVEEVVGKVKEVAGQVVGNKSLEAEGNIQKNVGKVQAGLGDVKSDVKSKL; via the coding sequence ATGAATAAAGATCAAGTTAAAGGCCGTGTAGAAGAAGTTGTAGGCAAGGTAAAGGAAGTAGCGGGACAAGTAGTGGGTAATAAGTCGCTTGAAGCAGAAGGTAATATCCAGAAAAATGTAGGAAAAGTTCAGGCTGGCTTAGGTGATGTGAAATCTGATGTAAAGAGCAAACTATAG